A genomic window from Candidatus Kouleothrix ribensis includes:
- the lon gene encoding endopeptidase La yields the protein MTVIPLAVGQEPSIRLIDDAVLGERMIGLVTLKNEQERPPSLTADDYYQIGTAALVHRLLRLPDDTLRVAVQGLEKIEIIEVLQTEPYLRARVRVLPDEISGDLETQALMRNLVGLAQQILQLLPNPSEELQTQVMNEDDPRRLAYLLAVSLLFRSSVAERQEVLALSSVRAKLERLAEILTRELSVLQLGQRLQSQVQSGIDKTQREYLLREQMRAIRAELGEADENAAEVERLRQAIAAAGMSAEALTQANREADRLAQMPPAAAEYGVIRTYLEALLALPWQQQSDDQLDIEHARQVLDADHYDLAEIKARIVEYLAVRALRKQRLGQSANPKGAIICFVGPPGVGKTSLGRSIARAMGRQFIRLSLGGVRDEAEIRGHRRTYIGAMPGSIIQTIRRIGVNNPVFMLDEIDKLGADFRGDPSSALLEVLDPEQNSGFRDHYLDVAWDLSPVMFIATANTLQTIPPPLLDRMEVIVLSGYTLREKLEIAQRYLLPEQIREHALTAEDLTVTDAALRVAIEEYTREAGVRNLEREIANICRKVAVQIASHSSEFTAVRSELAPASAEPQTSNLKPQTLPIVVDAGQAREYLGKRRYFAEVSERIDRPGIVTGMVWTPVGGDIIFIEATRMPGAKGFTLTGQLGDVMKESARAALSYVRAEAERLGIDPLFFEHSDLHLHVPAGAIPKDGPSAGTAMATALASLLTSRPVRDQVAMTGEITLRGKVLPIGGVKEKVLAAHRAGLRTIILPRRNQPDIDDIPAEVRDELTFVFADQMEEVLDAALAARPAEPPEAAGDAPHDSVETIDD from the coding sequence ATGACCGTGATTCCGCTGGCGGTTGGGCAAGAGCCGTCGATCCGGCTGATCGACGATGCCGTGCTCGGCGAGCGCATGATCGGCCTGGTGACGCTGAAAAACGAGCAGGAGCGCCCGCCGAGCCTGACCGCCGACGACTACTACCAGATCGGCACGGCCGCGCTGGTACACCGCCTGCTGCGCCTGCCCGACGACACCTTGCGCGTGGCGGTGCAAGGCCTCGAGAAGATCGAGATCATCGAGGTGCTGCAGACCGAGCCATACCTCCGTGCGCGGGTGCGCGTGCTGCCCGACGAGATCAGCGGCGACCTGGAGACGCAGGCGCTCATGCGCAACCTGGTGGGCCTGGCCCAGCAGATCTTGCAGCTGCTGCCAAACCCGAGCGAAGAGCTACAGACCCAGGTGATGAACGAGGACGACCCGCGCCGGCTGGCCTACCTGCTGGCGGTGTCGCTGCTGTTCCGCAGCAGCGTGGCCGAGCGCCAGGAGGTGTTGGCGCTGAGTAGTGTGCGCGCCAAGCTCGAGCGGCTGGCCGAGATCCTGACCCGCGAGCTATCGGTGCTCCAGCTCGGCCAGCGGCTCCAATCGCAGGTGCAGAGCGGGATCGATAAGACTCAGCGCGAATACCTGCTGCGCGAGCAGATGCGCGCCATTCGCGCAGAGCTGGGCGAGGCCGACGAGAACGCCGCCGAGGTCGAGCGGCTGCGCCAGGCGATCGCTGCGGCCGGCATGAGCGCCGAGGCGCTGACGCAGGCCAATCGCGAAGCCGATCGCCTGGCCCAGATGCCGCCGGCCGCCGCCGAGTATGGCGTGATCCGCACCTACCTCGAGGCGCTGCTGGCGCTGCCGTGGCAGCAGCAGAGCGACGACCAGCTCGACATCGAGCATGCGCGCCAGGTGCTCGACGCCGACCACTACGACCTAGCCGAGATCAAGGCGCGCATCGTCGAGTACCTGGCGGTGCGCGCGCTGCGCAAGCAGCGCCTGGGCCAGAGCGCCAACCCGAAAGGCGCGATCATATGCTTTGTCGGGCCGCCAGGCGTGGGCAAAACCAGCCTGGGGCGCTCGATCGCGCGGGCCATGGGCCGCCAGTTCATCCGCCTGTCGCTCGGCGGCGTGCGCGACGAAGCCGAGATCCGTGGGCACCGCCGCACCTATATCGGCGCGATGCCCGGCTCGATCATCCAGACCATCCGGCGCATAGGTGTCAATAACCCGGTGTTCATGCTCGATGAGATCGATAAGCTCGGGGCCGACTTTCGCGGCGATCCGTCGTCGGCGCTGCTCGAGGTGCTCGACCCCGAGCAGAACAGCGGGTTCCGCGATCACTACCTCGACGTGGCCTGGGATCTCTCGCCGGTGATGTTCATCGCCACCGCCAATACGCTGCAGACCATCCCGCCGCCGCTGCTCGACCGCATGGAGGTGATCGTGCTCTCGGGCTACACGCTACGCGAGAAGCTCGAGATCGCACAGCGCTACCTGCTGCCCGAGCAGATCCGCGAGCACGCGCTCACCGCCGAGGATCTCACGGTGACCGACGCGGCGCTGCGGGTGGCGATCGAGGAGTATACGCGCGAGGCCGGCGTGCGCAATCTCGAGCGCGAGATCGCCAATATCTGCCGCAAGGTGGCGGTGCAGATCGCCTCGCACAGCTCTGAGTTCACAGCTGTGCGCTCTGAGTTGGCGCCGGCCAGTGCCGAACCCCAAACCTCAAACCTCAAACCTCAAACCCTGCCGATTGTGGTCGATGCCGGCCAGGCGCGCGAATACCTGGGCAAGCGCCGCTACTTTGCCGAGGTGTCTGAGCGGATCGACCGGCCCGGCATTGTCACCGGCATGGTCTGGACGCCGGTCGGCGGCGATATTATCTTCATCGAGGCCACGCGCATGCCCGGTGCGAAAGGCTTTACACTTACCGGGCAGCTCGGCGACGTAATGAAGGAATCGGCGCGCGCGGCGCTCTCGTATGTGCGGGCCGAGGCCGAGCGGCTGGGCATCGATCCGCTGTTCTTCGAGCATAGCGACCTGCACCTGCATGTGCCGGCCGGCGCCATTCCCAAGGATGGCCCATCGGCCGGTACGGCCATGGCCACCGCGCTGGCCTCGCTGCTGACCAGCCGCCCGGTGCGCGACCAGGTGGCCATGACCGGCGAGATCACACTGCGCGGCAAGGTGCTGCCGATCGGCGGTGTAAAGGAAAAAGTGCTGGCGGCGCACCGCGCCGGGCTGCGCACGATCATCTTGCCCAGGCGCAACCAGCCTGATATCGACGACATCCCGGCCGAAGTGCGCGACGAGCTGACGTTCGTGTTCGCCGATCAGATGGAAGAGGTGCTCGACGCCGCACTCGCGGCGCGCCCGGCCGAGCCGCCGGAAGCGGCCGGCGACGCCCCCCACGATAGTGTTGAGACGATCGACGATTAG